Proteins encoded within one genomic window of Planctomycetota bacterium:
- a CDS encoding dual specificity protein phosphatase family protein: protein MTRRRFAALALALAWLACGLYVRCPAEEPQGRDAPRPAAWATPLQRPGLPNLHKVSDGLYRGAQPTAEGLRELAKMGIKTVVNLRALHSDRDELGDTGLAYEHIPMNAWNAETEDVVRFLQIVTDRAKTPVFVHCLHGADRTGTMCAVYRVVVQNWSKDEAIREMKEGGFGHHSIFRNLPRFIEGLDVEALRRKAGLTK from the coding sequence ATGACGCGACGCCGTTTCGCCGCCCTCGCGCTGGCCCTCGCCTGGCTGGCCTGCGGCCTCTACGTCCGATGCCCCGCCGAGGAGCCGCAAGGCAGGGACGCCCCGCGCCCCGCCGCCTGGGCCACGCCCCTCCAGCGGCCCGGCCTGCCCAACCTCCACAAGGTCTCGGACGGGCTCTACCGCGGCGCGCAGCCCACCGCCGAGGGCCTGCGCGAGCTGGCGAAGATGGGCATCAAGACCGTCGTCAACCTGCGCGCCCTGCACTCCGACCGCGACGAACTCGGCGACACCGGCCTCGCCTACGAGCACATCCCCATGAACGCCTGGAACGCCGAAACCGAGGATGTCGTCCGCTTCCTCCAGATCGTCACCGACAGGGCGAAGACCCCCGTCTTCGTCCACTGCCTCCACGGCGCCGACCGCACGGGCACGATGTGCGCCGTCTACCGCGTGGTTGTCCAGAACTGGAGCAAGGACGAGGCGATCCGCGAGATGAAGGAGGGCGGCTTCGGCCACCACTCGATCTTCCGCAACCTGCCCCGCTTCATCGAGGGCCTAGATGTCGAGGCGCTCAGGAGGAAGGCAGGCCTGACGAAATGA
- a CDS encoding DUF1080 domain-containing protein: MTRCCLFWVVVLGVAGAWALAGAPSEAEVQGLYEGTCKDAQGEAKVEARCVAMGKNTYKLLIRNGIGVTSTARLEMDGSLAGDAVGFAAKVGDAIWEAKYAAGAIRGQFGNGGTLELKRVQRVSPTLGAKPPEGAIVLLDGKSFDQIVRANGSPWYVGDKTKEGQVVWEMAVRAVAKEPKVWPTKENPLPEGWELLPERRRVDEVLIIGEDGSIQVPRGGFNSKPQMDGSFKYHVEFCNPLQPEARGQGRGNSGCYLPNGEEIQVLDSFGMPTYTGGGCGGFYNYKDPDCMAELEYLKGQKENKFTLASLPPGEWQTYDIEYRVTKKDGKLVGKPRVTVLHNGIKIHDNFEPRADAKRGGFHWQDHGNPVRYRNIWVLPLADKAGEL; this comes from the coding sequence ATGACCAGGTGCTGCTTGTTCTGGGTCGTGGTGCTGGGCGTGGCGGGCGCGTGGGCGTTGGCCGGCGCGCCGAGCGAGGCCGAAGTGCAGGGCCTCTATGAGGGCACCTGCAAGGACGCCCAGGGCGAGGCCAAGGTCGAGGCCCGCTGCGTGGCGATGGGGAAGAACACCTACAAGCTGCTCATCCGCAACGGCATCGGCGTGACGAGCACGGCCAGGCTCGAGATGGATGGTTCGCTCGCGGGCGACGCCGTGGGCTTCGCCGCCAAGGTCGGCGACGCGATCTGGGAAGCCAAGTACGCGGCCGGCGCCATCCGCGGCCAGTTCGGCAACGGCGGCACCCTCGAGCTCAAGCGGGTCCAACGCGTGTCGCCCACCCTGGGCGCCAAGCCGCCCGAGGGCGCCATCGTGCTGCTCGACGGCAAGAGCTTCGACCAGATCGTGCGGGCCAATGGCTCGCCCTGGTACGTCGGCGACAAGACCAAAGAGGGCCAAGTGGTGTGGGAGATGGCCGTCCGCGCCGTGGCCAAGGAGCCCAAGGTCTGGCCCACCAAGGAGAACCCGCTCCCCGAAGGCTGGGAACTGCTCCCCGAGCGGCGGAGAGTGGACGAAGTGCTCATCATCGGCGAAGACGGCTCCATCCAGGTGCCGCGGGGCGGGTTCAACTCCAAGCCGCAGATGGACGGCAGCTTCAAGTACCACGTGGAGTTCTGCAACCCCCTCCAGCCCGAGGCGCGCGGCCAGGGCCGCGGCAACAGCGGCTGCTACCTGCCCAACGGCGAGGAGATTCAGGTGCTCGACAGCTTCGGCATGCCCACCTACACCGGGGGCGGCTGCGGGGGCTTCTACAACTACAAGGACCCCGACTGCATGGCCGAGCTCGAATACCTCAAGGGCCAGAAGGAGAACAAGTTCACCCTCGCCTCGCTGCCGCCCGGCGAGTGGCAAACCTATGACATCGAGTACCGCGTGACGAAGAAGGACGGCAAGCTCGTGGGCAAGCCGCGGGTGACCGTCCTCCACAACGGCATCAAGATCCACGACAACTTCGAGCCGCGGGCCGACGCCAAGAGGGGCGGCTTCCACTGGCAGGACCACGGCAACCCCGTCCGCTACCGCAACATCTGGGTCCTGCCCCTCGCCGACAAGGCCGGCGAACTGTAG
- a CDS encoding sodium:solute symporter: MTGLVGWDWLVIGLYFAGIAAVAWWSSRHQETAKDYFLASRNIGWFIIGGSLFATNIGSEHIVGLAGSGAKSGMAMAHYELHAWCILVLGWVFVPFYWRSGIFTTPEFLEKRYNATVRWILSVVSLVAYVFTKVSVTVYAGGVVFKTLLPEGTFGGLDNFWVGAVTTVVATGIFTVSGGLRAVVFTDTAMAFVLIAGSLCITAIGLSSVGGWGELRRLCGSEHFNMWRPASDPNFPWAGMLFGAPIVGLWYWCTDQYIVQRTLAARNMQQARRGTIWGAYLKLTPVFLFIVPGMIAYALAKLGRIELASPDLAFPVLVGYLLPTGLKGLVVAGLLAALMSSLSSLFNSAATLFTVDIYEKIRPGRSEKHLVRVGRIATTVVVLLGIAWIPVMRYVAGALYEYLQSVQAYLGPPITAVFFLGIFAKRVNAAGAIAGLVAGFVLGMAKMGAQILAGVGSLSGQLPAWLVAFGKFNFLYFCLVLFAVSVATVVIVSLLTRRPDVAKLDGLTYATVSAASREDNRRSWTAWDVVHTAIILSIIAAVYLYFTG; the protein is encoded by the coding sequence ATGACTGGACTGGTCGGCTGGGACTGGCTGGTGATCGGGCTGTACTTCGCGGGCATCGCGGCCGTGGCCTGGTGGTCGTCGCGGCACCAGGAGACGGCGAAGGACTACTTCCTGGCGAGCCGGAACATCGGGTGGTTCATCATCGGCGGCTCGCTCTTCGCCACGAACATCGGCTCCGAGCACATCGTGGGCCTGGCGGGTTCCGGCGCGAAGAGCGGCATGGCGATGGCCCACTACGAACTGCATGCCTGGTGCATCCTGGTGCTGGGCTGGGTGTTCGTGCCGTTCTACTGGCGGTCCGGCATCTTCACCACGCCCGAGTTCCTCGAGAAGCGCTACAACGCGACCGTGCGCTGGATTCTCTCGGTGGTGAGCCTGGTGGCCTATGTGTTCACGAAGGTGAGCGTGACCGTGTACGCGGGGGGCGTGGTGTTCAAGACGCTGCTGCCCGAGGGCACGTTCGGCGGCCTCGACAATTTCTGGGTCGGCGCCGTCACCACGGTGGTCGCCACCGGCATCTTCACCGTCTCGGGCGGCCTGCGGGCCGTGGTGTTCACCGACACGGCCATGGCGTTCGTGCTCATCGCCGGGTCGCTGTGCATCACCGCGATCGGTTTGTCCTCCGTCGGCGGGTGGGGCGAGTTGCGGCGGCTGTGCGGCAGCGAGCACTTCAACATGTGGCGGCCCGCCAGCGACCCCAACTTCCCCTGGGCAGGCATGCTCTTCGGCGCACCCATCGTGGGGCTGTGGTACTGGTGCACCGACCAGTACATCGTCCAGCGCACCCTGGCCGCTCGGAACATGCAGCAGGCCCGCCGCGGCACGATCTGGGGGGCCTATCTCAAGCTCACGCCCGTGTTCCTGTTCATTGTACCGGGGATGATCGCCTATGCGCTGGCGAAGTTGGGCAGAATCGAGCTGGCCTCGCCCGACCTGGCGTTCCCCGTGCTCGTGGGCTACCTGCTGCCGACCGGGCTGAAGGGGCTCGTGGTGGCCGGGCTGCTGGCCGCGCTGATGAGCTCGCTCTCGTCGCTCTTCAACTCCGCCGCGACGCTCTTCACCGTGGATATCTACGAGAAGATCCGGCCGGGCCGGTCCGAGAAGCACCTGGTGCGCGTGGGCCGCATCGCCACCACGGTGGTGGTGCTGCTGGGCATCGCGTGGATCCCCGTGATGCGCTACGTGGCGGGGGCGCTCTATGAGTACCTCCAGAGCGTGCAGGCGTATCTCGGCCCGCCGATCACGGCAGTATTCTTCCTGGGCATCTTCGCCAAGCGCGTGAACGCGGCCGGCGCCATTGCGGGGCTGGTGGCGGGCTTCGTGCTCGGCATGGCCAAGATGGGCGCCCAGATCCTGGCCGGCGTGGGATCGCTCAGCGGGCAACTCCCCGCCTGGCTGGTGGCCTTCGGCAAGTTCAACTTCCTCTACTTCTGCCTCGTGCTGTTCGCCGTGAGCGTGGCGACCGTGGTGATCGTGAGCCTGCTCACCCGGCGGCCCGACGTGGCGAAGCTTGACGGCCTCACCTACGCGACCGTGTCGGCCGCGAGCCGAGAAGACAATCGCCGCTCGTGGACCGCCTGGGACGTGGTGCACACGGCCATTATCCTGTCCATCATCGCGGCGGTCTACCTCTACTTCACGGGCTAA
- a CDS encoding M28 family peptidase, with protein sequence MPSDPIPALLRRVSERRIRRDTFALSKDPLPFRTLSHTRPGQAKTTLDEADDFLQARLESCGYAVERQGCLVQAFRRDRTKNIHHQYSPPHAHDPWRVAWNLSVRKTGSSTPDEAIVLVSHKDSQSWIASPGANDNALGTAANLELARVLARYRSRRSFWFLFCNEEHWPWTSVAAARGARLRGEKIVAVFNIDGPGVRKPEDRAAGRMTCYSVFYAPEAERLADLMVEVNRDYALGLIARRHKVDRPGNDDGSFIKEGYRIAVHNIGSMPYADPNYHLEGDVPECCDYPSAAATARATLAAVVRLDLGWKISP encoded by the coding sequence ATGCCTAGCGACCCCATTCCCGCGCTTCTCAGGCGGGTGTCTGAGCGGCGGATCCGGCGCGACACCTTCGCCCTGTCGAAGGACCCGCTGCCGTTCCGCACCCTCAGCCACACGCGGCCTGGGCAGGCGAAGACCACCCTCGACGAGGCCGACGACTTCCTCCAGGCGCGGCTGGAGTCGTGCGGCTATGCCGTCGAACGCCAAGGCTGCCTCGTCCAGGCATTTCGCCGTGACCGCACGAAGAACATCCACCACCAGTACTCGCCGCCGCACGCGCACGACCCGTGGCGCGTGGCCTGGAACCTCTCAGTGCGAAAGACCGGCTCCTCGACGCCCGACGAGGCGATCGTGCTCGTGTCGCACAAGGACTCGCAGAGCTGGATCGCCTCGCCCGGCGCCAACGACAATGCTCTGGGCACCGCGGCCAACCTGGAGCTGGCCCGCGTCCTCGCCCGTTACCGCTCGCGGCGCTCGTTCTGGTTCCTCTTCTGCAACGAAGAACACTGGCCGTGGACGAGCGTGGCCGCGGCCCGAGGCGCGCGGCTGCGCGGCGAGAAGATCGTCGCGGTGTTCAACATAGACGGCCCCGGCGTGCGGAAGCCCGAGGACCGCGCGGCGGGCCGCATGACCTGCTACTCGGTCTTCTACGCCCCCGAGGCCGAGCGCCTCGCCGACCTGATGGTTGAGGTGAACCGCGACTACGCCCTCGGCCTCATCGCCAGGCGGCACAAGGTGGACCGCCCCGGCAACGACGACGGCTCGTTCATCAAGGAGGGCTATCGCATCGCTGTACACAACATCGGCTCGATGCCCTATGCCGACCCGAATTACCACCTGGAGGGCGACGTGCCCGAGTGCTGCGACTACCCCAGCGCCGCCGCCACGGCCCGCGCCACCCTCGCCGCGGTTGTGCGGCTCGACCTCGGCTGGAAAATCTCGCCCTGA
- a CDS encoding glycoside hydrolase family 127 protein yields the protein MRLSLAILFLASAAGAGTHAKLAPVRFTDVRIADAFWAPKLEVNRTKSIPHNIEQCEKTGRINNFAHIAGEAKEPFRGHIFHDSDVVKVMEGMAHSLATHPDKELEARLDQIIAWMAKGQQPDGYLNTWFITKGLDKRWTDMHGAHELYCAGHLIEAAVAHYEATGKKTFLDVARKYADHIDSVFGPGKRHEIDGHPESELALIKLWRATGEERYLKLAQFIVEEHGQEKTHKLYGTYCQDHKPIREQDEAVGHCVRAMYFYSGVTDLAMITGDQGYIDALEKLWQDIVMKKMYVTGSIGVQHHGEGFAKPYFLPNYDAYCETCAAIGMVFWNHRMMLLKGEGRFADIVEANLYNGLMSAVSLDGMKCFYVNPLASRGNQHRSPWHGCSCCPTNMVRFLPALGQYVYAASAAGDAVYVAQYVAGSGTVALKDGKVKLTQKTRYPWDGGVQIGVEPQGAADFALCLRIPGWCEGATVRLNGQAVEAKPDKGFVALRRTWKAGDVVELDMPMPIRQFAADPNVEENRGRLAIVRGPVVYCLEGCDHAASVSQIAIPKGANLEAKFEPDLLGGVVAIKGQGQRSGFELKDDGSVAQSSGPVDITAIPYFAWDNREPGEMVVWVPTELPASAKPENVTLAVFAKASSSHTWRADHIRALNDAVLPKNSIDHDVPRFTWWDHKGSTEWVAYDFDRPVPLSKAEVYWFDDAPKGGCRVPKAWRLLFREGNDWKPVEAAGAYGVEKDKFNAVTFKAVTTKAIRLEVELQPGFSAGILEWRVSR from the coding sequence GTGCGTCTCTCGCTCGCCATCCTGTTCCTGGCATCGGCGGCCGGGGCCGGCACCCACGCGAAGCTCGCGCCGGTCAGGTTCACCGACGTGCGAATCGCCGACGCCTTCTGGGCGCCGAAGCTCGAGGTCAACCGCACGAAGTCCATCCCGCATAACATTGAGCAATGCGAGAAAACGGGGCGAATCAACAACTTCGCTCACATCGCCGGCGAGGCGAAGGAACCGTTCCGCGGCCACATCTTCCACGACTCCGATGTGGTGAAGGTGATGGAGGGCATGGCCCACTCGCTGGCGACGCATCCCGACAAGGAGCTGGAGGCACGCCTCGACCAGATCATCGCCTGGATGGCCAAAGGCCAGCAGCCCGACGGCTATCTCAACACTTGGTTCATCACGAAGGGACTCGACAAGCGGTGGACCGACATGCACGGCGCCCACGAGCTGTACTGCGCGGGCCACCTGATCGAGGCCGCCGTCGCCCACTACGAAGCCACGGGGAAGAAGACCTTCCTCGACGTTGCCCGCAAGTATGCCGACCACATTGACAGTGTCTTTGGCCCCGGCAAACGCCACGAGATTGACGGCCATCCCGAGAGTGAACTCGCCCTCATCAAGCTCTGGCGCGCCACGGGCGAGGAACGCTACCTCAAGCTCGCACAGTTCATCGTCGAGGAGCACGGTCAGGAGAAGACCCACAAGCTCTACGGCACCTACTGCCAGGACCACAAGCCCATCCGCGAGCAGGACGAGGCGGTCGGCCACTGCGTCCGCGCGATGTACTTCTACAGCGGCGTCACCGACCTCGCGATGATCACGGGCGACCAGGGCTACATTGACGCCCTGGAGAAGCTGTGGCAGGACATCGTGATGAAGAAGATGTATGTGACGGGCAGCATTGGCGTGCAGCACCACGGCGAGGGCTTTGCCAAGCCCTACTTCCTGCCGAACTACGACGCCTACTGCGAGACCTGCGCGGCCATCGGCATGGTCTTCTGGAACCACCGCATGATGCTGCTCAAGGGCGAGGGGCGCTTCGCCGACATCGTCGAGGCGAACCTCTACAACGGCCTGATGTCCGCCGTCTCGCTCGACGGCATGAAGTGCTTCTACGTGAACCCGCTCGCCAGCCGCGGCAACCAGCATCGCTCGCCCTGGCACGGCTGCTCGTGCTGCCCGACGAACATGGTCCGCTTCCTGCCGGCCCTCGGCCAATATGTCTATGCTGCCTCCGCCGCGGGCGATGCGGTCTACGTCGCCCAGTATGTCGCCGGCTCCGGCACCGTCGCGCTCAAGGACGGCAAGGTGAAGCTCACGCAGAAGACGCGGTATCCCTGGGACGGCGGGGTGCAGATCGGCGTCGAGCCGCAGGGCGCCGCTGACTTCGCCCTCTGCCTCCGCATCCCCGGCTGGTGCGAGGGCGCGACCGTGAGGCTGAATGGCCAGGCGGTTGAGGCAAAGCCAGACAAGGGCTTTGTCGCCCTCCGCCGCACCTGGAAGGCGGGCGACGTGGTGGAACTGGATATGCCCATGCCCATCCGCCAGTTCGCAGCCGACCCCAACGTCGAGGAGAACCGCGGGCGCCTGGCTATCGTGCGGGGGCCGGTCGTCTACTGCCTCGAAGGCTGCGACCACGCGGCCTCTGTGAGCCAGATCGCCATCCCGAAGGGAGCGAACCTGGAGGCGAAGTTCGAGCCCGACCTCCTCGGTGGCGTCGTGGCCATCAAGGGGCAGGGCCAGCGCAGTGGCTTCGAGCTGAAGGACGACGGCTCCGTCGCCCAATCCTCCGGTCCTGTAGACATCACGGCTATTCCCTACTTCGCCTGGGACAACCGCGAGCCGGGCGAGATGGTCGTGTGGGTGCCCACCGAACTGCCCGCGTCCGCGAAGCCCGAGAATGTGACTCTCGCCGTCTTCGCCAAGGCGTCCTCCTCGCACACGTGGCGGGCCGACCACATCCGCGCCCTCAACGACGCCGTGCTCCCGAAGAACTCGATTGACCACGACGTGCCGCGCTTCACCTGGTGGGACCACAAGGGCAGCACCGAGTGGGTCGCCTACGACTTCGACCGGCCCGTGCCGCTGAGCAAGGCCGAGGTCTACTGGTTCGACGACGCGCCCAAGGGCGGCTGCCGCGTGCCCAAGGCTTGGCGGCTGCTCTTCCGCGAGGGCAACGACTGGAAGCCGGTCGAGGCGGCAGGGGCCTATGGCGTCGAGAAGGACAAGTTCAACGCCGTCACCTTCAAGGCTGTTACCACCAAGGCCATTCGCCTGGAGGTCGAGCTTCAGCCCGGCTTCTCCGCCGGCATCCTGGAATGGAGGGTGTCGAGGTAG
- the chrA gene encoding chromate efflux transporter yields the protein MPDDPRARSSLWEVTRLFLKLSVLSFGGPAGHIALMEDEVVARRGWLSRERFLDLVGATNLIPGPNAVEMAIHIGYLRRGWLGLLAAGASFIVPAVLITTAMAWAYVRYGTLPQVGPFLAGAKPAVLAVILVAVWRLGRATLKQWRLAAVGAAVLAGAMAGLNEVLLIFAGGLAGMLWLAHRGSAASPPPPSAALAILPWGFSSRVLATGAAAGAAAGVSLWALGLFFLKVGAVLYGSGYVLVAFLEGGLVREYGWLTQQQLLDAVAAGQVTPGPLLSSVAFVGYLLRGGAGAAVATVAVFLPSFVFVVLLSPVVPRLRESRWSSSFLDSVNVASVALMLAVGAKLGGETLIGWPSWAIAAAALVAGARWQANSAWLILGGAALGWLLGLRAT from the coding sequence ATGCCAGACGACCCGAGGGCCCGCTCGTCGCTGTGGGAAGTGACCCGGTTGTTCCTGAAGCTGAGCGTGCTCAGCTTCGGCGGCCCGGCAGGGCACATCGCGCTGATGGAGGACGAGGTGGTGGCGCGCCGCGGCTGGCTGTCGCGCGAGCGCTTCCTCGACCTCGTGGGCGCGACGAATCTCATCCCCGGGCCCAACGCGGTCGAGATGGCGATCCACATCGGCTATCTTCGGCGCGGATGGCTCGGGCTGCTCGCCGCCGGGGCCAGCTTCATCGTGCCGGCGGTCCTCATCACCACGGCCATGGCGTGGGCCTACGTGCGCTACGGGACGCTGCCCCAGGTCGGGCCGTTCCTGGCCGGCGCCAAGCCGGCGGTGCTGGCGGTGATCCTGGTGGCGGTGTGGCGGCTCGGGCGCGCGACGCTCAAGCAGTGGCGTCTGGCCGCCGTGGGCGCTGCCGTGCTCGCGGGCGCCATGGCCGGGCTGAACGAGGTGCTGCTCATCTTTGCCGGCGGCCTGGCGGGAATGCTGTGGCTCGCGCACCGGGGCTCGGCCGCATCCCCTCCCCCGCCCTCTGCGGCTCTGGCCATTCTGCCCTGGGGCTTCTCCTCGCGCGTTCTCGCCACGGGCGCCGCAGCGGGCGCCGCGGCGGGCGTGTCGCTGTGGGCGTTGGGGCTGTTCTTCCTCAAGGTGGGCGCGGTGCTCTACGGCAGCGGCTACGTGCTCGTGGCGTTCCTCGAGGGCGGCCTGGTCCGCGAATATGGTTGGCTCACGCAACAGCAACTGCTCGACGCCGTCGCCGCCGGACAGGTGACGCCCGGTCCCCTGCTCTCCTCCGTCGCCTTCGTGGGCTACCTGTTGCGTGGCGGGGCGGGGGCGGCCGTGGCCACGGTTGCCGTCTTCCTGCCATCGTTCGTCTTCGTCGTGCTGCTCAGCCCGGTGGTGCCGCGGCTGCGCGAGTCGCGCTGGAGCTCCTCGTTCCTGGATTCGGTGAACGTGGCTTCGGTGGCCCTGATGCTGGCCGTGGGCGCCAAGTTAGGCGGGGAGACCCTCATCGGGTGGCCCTCGTGGGCCATTGCGGCCGCGGCCCTAGTGGCCGGCGCGCGGTGGCAGGCAAACAGCGCGTGGCTCATCCTCGGCGGCGCCGCCCTGGGGTGGTTGCTGGGGCTGCGGGCGACCTGA
- a CDS encoding glycosyl hydrolase — MKFDKFANPPAILRPAPFWAINDRISPEETARQMADMIDKGLSGGFFHSRAGLTTDYLGEEWFASMRAALEVASRKNGYLWLYDEDLWPSGNAGGQVAATKEEYREAYLEPEYVPTGEAPLEEPNGEPQAAYVIHDRDGAVIRSLERIPFGSAAVELGKERLLFRRFYAGKTGWWSGESYCNLLHPEVTKRFIELTHDVYYRHLGEQFGKRVPGIFTDEPQLFSRLSGLPWYDGIPAAYQRLCGRDFWADLPYLFFDGAEARRIRLLVYRTILGLFCAHFSKPIYEWCEKHGIEHTGHYNAEDSFAGQLTNHCGGIAAHYRYQQLPGIDHLCRQTDPLLFTVKQTSSAARQLGRRGVLTEIFGVSHHTNTFEDFKWLGDYDLVLGATFFVPHLTWYSMRGKRKRDYPPNWNYQQTYWEQLRPLNDYFTRVAAVLTTGKPEVEVLFLHSIDDASASLRRTVITGKRAVPKGVPQADLGRVNELDRILRSQLEAALNAGYDADLGDEGYLEDFGSVKGKRLVVGKMSYSVVVAPEAQSWRPSTHRLLKQFVKAGGKLILTGKLPTELDCQPAAEAWQELAAAKGVMTIAAGTRELQDALDKSVRQSFRLRSNMDCPVPHTYVQHRRDRAQDFYFIVNSSREARRTYRLTLFGAARRPIALWNPLRGTCEKLEGQAVGKNLVVELTLQPAGSAIVAVGKGVADGAKPTPLPCACGGDVQPLITRWTHRRTQDNVLVMDRLAFSLDGGKTFSEEDAEYRIRRKIAEHFGTRESLAWQPWVAIRKKLFDGKGGPVVLRYRFHNAAKRVKRAAVVIEDLHAGRLTVNGTPVETACCGWHWDRGFGKMDITNLVRPGENVVDFAFDYTFQSEVEQAYIVGDFGTRLRTPCEGELCDEPKALGNGSWVDQGYCFYPGSMVYSTEIVHGAKKGARTILRLQNPSGTLFLVRVNGQEAGKILWRPYNVDLTPFLKRGKNTLEIEVVSSGQNAHGPLHVRQGDSYLWFGPNSFEDENVLKKEFSLFDYGLLGGAELVMVKG; from the coding sequence ATGAAGTTCGACAAGTTCGCCAACCCGCCCGCGATTCTTCGCCCCGCGCCTTTCTGGGCGATCAACGACCGCATTTCGCCAGAGGAAACGGCGCGGCAGATGGCCGACATGATTGACAAGGGCCTCTCGGGCGGCTTCTTCCACTCGCGAGCCGGCCTCACCACCGACTACCTGGGCGAAGAGTGGTTCGCCTCGATGCGCGCCGCCCTCGAGGTGGCGAGCCGCAAGAACGGCTACCTGTGGCTCTACGACGAGGATCTCTGGCCCTCGGGCAACGCCGGCGGCCAGGTGGCGGCCACCAAGGAAGAGTACCGCGAAGCCTATCTCGAACCCGAATACGTCCCCACCGGCGAGGCCCCGCTCGAGGAGCCCAACGGCGAGCCCCAGGCAGCCTACGTCATCCACGACCGCGACGGGGCCGTCATCCGCAGCCTCGAGCGCATCCCGTTCGGGTCTGCTGCCGTCGAACTCGGCAAAGAACGCCTCCTCTTCCGCCGCTTCTACGCGGGCAAGACCGGCTGGTGGTCGGGCGAATCCTACTGCAATCTCCTCCACCCCGAGGTGACGAAGCGCTTCATCGAACTGACGCACGACGTCTACTATCGCCACCTCGGCGAGCAGTTCGGCAAGCGCGTGCCCGGCATCTTCACCGACGAGCCGCAGCTCTTCAGCCGCCTCAGCGGCCTGCCCTGGTACGACGGCATCCCCGCCGCCTACCAGCGGCTCTGCGGGCGCGACTTCTGGGCCGACCTGCCTTATCTCTTCTTCGACGGCGCCGAGGCCCGCCGCATCCGCCTGCTCGTCTACCGCACGATCCTCGGCCTCTTCTGCGCTCACTTCTCCAAGCCGATCTACGAGTGGTGCGAGAAGCACGGTATCGAGCACACCGGCCACTACAACGCCGAGGACAGCTTCGCCGGCCAGCTCACCAACCACTGCGGCGGCATCGCCGCCCACTACCGCTATCAGCAACTGCCCGGCATTGACCACCTGTGCCGCCAGACCGACCCGCTCCTGTTCACCGTCAAGCAGACGAGCTCCGCCGCCCGACAGCTAGGCCGCCGCGGCGTCCTCACCGAAATCTTCGGCGTCTCCCACCACACCAACACCTTTGAGGACTTCAAGTGGCTGGGCGACTACGATCTGGTGCTCGGCGCGACCTTCTTCGTGCCGCACCTGACGTGGTACTCGATGCGCGGCAAGCGCAAGCGCGACTATCCGCCCAACTGGAACTACCAGCAGACCTACTGGGAACAGCTCCGCCCCCTCAACGACTACTTCACGCGCGTGGCTGCCGTGCTCACGACGGGCAAGCCCGAGGTGGAAGTGCTCTTCCTCCACTCGATTGACGATGCCTCGGCCAGCCTCCGCCGCACCGTGATCACCGGCAAACGCGCCGTGCCCAAGGGCGTGCCCCAGGCCGACCTCGGCCGCGTGAACGAGCTCGACCGCATCCTTCGCAGCCAGCTCGAGGCGGCGCTCAATGCGGGCTATGATGCCGACCTCGGCGACGAGGGCTACCTCGAAGACTTCGGCTCGGTGAAGGGCAAGCGCCTCGTCGTCGGCAAGATGAGCTACTCGGTGGTCGTCGCGCCCGAGGCCCAGAGCTGGCGGCCGAGCACCCACAGGCTCCTCAAGCAATTCGTCAAGGCAGGCGGCAAGCTCATCCTCACGGGCAAGCTGCCGACCGAACTCGACTGCCAGCCCGCCGCCGAGGCCTGGCAGGAACTCGCCGCCGCGAAGGGCGTGATGACCATCGCGGCAGGCACCCGCGAGCTTCAGGACGCCCTGGACAAGTCCGTCCGCCAGAGCTTCCGCCTCCGCTCCAACATGGACTGCCCCGTGCCGCACACCTACGTCCAGCACCGCAGGGACCGTGCCCAGGACTTCTACTTCATTGTTAACTCCAGCCGGGAGGCACGGCGGACCTACCGTCTCACTCTCTTCGGCGCGGCGAGGAGGCCCATCGCCCTCTGGAACCCGCTGAGGGGCACGTGCGAGAAGCTCGAAGGCCAGGCCGTGGGCAAGAACCTCGTGGTCGAGCTCACGCTTCAGCCCGCCGGGTCGGCCATCGTGGCCGTGGGCAAGGGCGTCGCCGACGGCGCGAAGCCGACCCCGCTGCCGTGCGCCTGCGGCGGCGACGTGCAGCCGCTCATCACCCGCTGGACCCATCGCCGCACGCAGGACAACGTGCTGGTCATGGACCGCCTGGCCTTCTCGCTCGACGGCGGCAAGACCTTCTCCGAGGAGGACGCGGAGTACCGGATTCGCCGCAAGATCGCCGAGCATTTCGGCACCCGCGAATCGCTCGCCTGGCAGCCCTGGGTGGCCATCCGCAAGAAGCTCTTCGACGGCAAGGGCGGGCCCGTGGTCCTCCGCTACCGCTTCCACAACGCAGCGAAGAGGGTCAAGCGGGCCGCCGTCGTGATCGAAGACCTCCACGCCGGCCGCCTCACCGTCAACGGCACGCCCGTGGAGACCGCCTGCTGCGGCTGGCACTGGGACCGCGGCTTCGGGAAGATGGACATCACGAACCTCGTGAGGCCCGGCGAGAACGTGGTGGACTTCGCCTTCGACTACACCTTCCAGAGCGAGGTGGAGCAGGCGTACATCGTCGGTGACTTCGGCACCCGCCTCCGCACCCCCTGCGAGGGCGAGCTCTGCGACGAGCCGAAGGCTCTCGGGAACGGCTCCTGGGTGGACCAGGGCTATTGCTTCTACCCGGGCAGCATGGTCTACTCGACCGAGATCGTTCATGGGGCGAAGAAGGGCGCGCGCACGATCCTCCGCCTCCAGAACCCCTCGGGCACCCTCTTCCTTGTGCGCGTGAACGGCCAGGAGGCGGGCAAGATCCTTTGGCGGCCCTACAACGTGGACCTCACGCCGTTCCTCAAGCGCGGCAAGAACACCCTCGAGATCGAGGTCGTCTCCAGCGGCCAGAACGCCCACGGGCCGCTCCACGTGCGGCAAGGCGACTCGTATCTGTGGTTCGGCCCCAACTCCTTCGAGGACGAGAACGTGCTGAAGAAGGAGTTCAGCCTGTTCGACTACGGCCTGCTGGGCGGGGCCGAACTGGTGATGGTGAAGGGCTGA